TTCGCAGGTGGTTGACCGGCGTCGCGTTGGTTGACGTGTCGGTCAGGATCGACGTGAAGGGGGCGGTGTTGAACCACTGCTTGGTGGTCTGGTTGGTGATCTTGATGTCGCTACCGTTGACGGGGTCAGTGCCGTTGTAGAACGCGTCCGAGAACGAGATGGGGAAGCCGGTCTGGAACGTGTAGTTGCCCTGAACCTGCCAGCCTCCGACGATCGCCTCGAGGATCCCGTTCGCCCCGGACAGGAAATGTCGGCCCTTCCCGAACGGGAACGCAAAGATGCCGGTGACAGTCAGCCTGTTGGTCACGTCCAGATCCGAGATCATCTTGGTCGGCCGCGGGTCGGCCGCGTTCAAGTACTCGGTCGCCTGCATCCACTTCGACCGGGTGTAGGAGACCCCTACCGAGTAGCCTCCCGCAAACCGCTTCTGCAAACCGAACTGGCCGGCGTTGTACCACGACTTGCCGTCGTTGTTCGTCGTGTTGATGGCCCCGAATTCAGGGTACGGCAGCAACAACTGCGAGCGGGAGATGGTCGCATTGTTGAAACTGGTTCCCGGCAGCAACCCCGCGAACGGGTTCGTGACTGCCGCTGTCAGGAAGGTGTTGTTGGCCACCATCGCGGCGGTGCGGGAGTTGTCCGTGCTCAGATACTGAGTCGGCAGCGCGTTGATATTGCGCGTGATCTCGATGTCGTAACCGTAGTTGCTGACGAACGCGGCCTCGAGGGTCATGCCGCCCGGCAGCTCGCGCTGGACGCCAATCTGCCCGCGGAGTTGCTTGGACACTTTCGGATTCTGATTGAAGAAGGAAATCGCGTTCCCGAGGAAGGTCTGCCGGCCAAGTGCGTTGCCGACCGGCGTGATGGGCGGCGTGGTGACGAACGCGTTGTCCCAGTACTGCGGGATTGGCGCCCCGAAGGCGTCGGTCGTGGTGCCGACGGTGGTCGTCTGCGAATAGCCGTAGTTGATGATGTCGCCGCGCCGCTGCCCGAGGAAGCCGGCGAACAGCCCGACACCGGCGCGGATGACCGTCTTGTCGTCCAACTGGTACGCCAACCCGAACCGCGGCAGGAAGGTGTTCTTCGGCGTCGTGTACAGCGCGCTCCCGCCGTCGACACCCGCGAACATCAGACCGCCCTTCACGTTCAACTGCGGAACCAGCGCTTTCAACGCGGCGTCATTGAGCGCCGCGTAGTTCGCCTGGGCCGCCGCCTGGAGCGGCTGGACGTAGCTGGCATCGAAGTTGGAGACGCTCGCGTTCTGGCGCTCGGCCATCGGCGATTCGACCTCGTAACGCAGGCCGAGGTTCACGGTCAGCTTGTTGTTGACCCGCCAGTCGTCCTGCACGAAGAACCCCGACGTAATGGAGTATTCGGAGAAACTCGGGAGTACCGAGATTGACGTGGTGGAGGGCATGCCAAGGAGGAACGTGGCGAAGGCCTGCAGGCCCTGATAGTCGGTGCCGCTCGCGCTGTTCTGTCTCGTGTAGGTGTTGGAGAAGGCGTACTGGCCGCTCTGGGCGTTGCCGGTGGGGAGACTGCGTTCGGTGTACAGCCTGATCTCAGCGCCGCCCTTCACCGCGTGCGCGCCCATCGACTTGTTCAGTGTGGCGGCAAAGGTGTGCGAGGTCACCGGCCTGAAGTCGTTGCCGTAGGCCACCGACACCATGTCGCCCGAGGTGAAATCCAGGCGCGGGAACCGCCTGATCACTTCAGGAACCATCGTGTTGTATTGGGCGGGGAAGCCGATCTTCGTGAGGTCGAAGCCGATCGCTTCCGGCAGCTCCATGTCCGAGTTGCGGTCGAAGCGGTTGTAGCCGTACCTGACGTTCAGGACGGTCGTCGCGTTGAACACGTGCACGTCGTCGATCACGGCCTGTTTCGAGATGAACTGGAACAAGGTGCCAGAGGCCGCTGACGAGAGGTAGTTATCGTAGTGGCTGTTGCGCTCGTACCAGCTGTACCGCGCGAACATCCTGTTGTTGGCGGAGAACTTGTGGTCGATCTTGCCGGTGAGGGTGTCGTAGGGCTTCGTCTCCTCCGCAAGGGTTGCGTCGCTGGCGTTGCCGGCTGGACCCGTCGCAGGGTTCGTGCCGGCATTCTTGGGCAGGGTGTAATACTTGAGGATCGCCTGCGCGATGGGGTTGAGCCGGTTCGTCGGGATGATGTTGCCGGAGAACGCCGTTCCGGCGTACTGCCCGGACGTGCCGGTGGGGGCACGGGTCAGCGGATCGTAGATTGTGATGAATGAGGAGTACGCGGAGAAGTCGCCGTTGCGCAGCGCCGCGGTCGGAACCCATGAGGTTCCCGCAATGTCGAAACGCGGCCGCTTGTCCGTGATTCGCTCATAGCCGACCATGAAGAAGGTCTTGTCCTTCCCGCTGTAAAGCCCCGGAATGCTGATCGGGCCGCCCACGGTGAAGCCGGGTCGGTTCGAATTGCTCTCGATCTTCGCCTGACCTCGCGCATTTCCAAAGACATCGTTCGCCCCCAGGCTCGACGGCTCCGCGAAGTAGTAGCCCGTGCCGTGGAAGCTGTTCGTCCCGGACTTGATGACCATGCTGGTGACGCCGCCCTCGGTGTTGCCAAACTGGGAGTCGAAGGTCGCCGTCTGGACCCTGAACTCCTGGACCATGTCGGATTGCGGGACGTAGGTGGCGATGACCGTGAAGGCGTTGTTTGCATTCGCTCCGCTGTTCGCCGTGGCGGTGCTCGGCGCGCCGTCGATCAGCAGATCGCTGCGGTTGCCGCGCGTGCCGTCGAAGGCATAACCGATGATGTGCGTCGGCTCGAACGGCCTGTCCAGCCGCGGGTCACCGGTGAGGGCCAGGCCGGTCGCCAATCCCATGATCTTGTACGGATCGCCGTGTATGAGCGGGAGACTCTCGAGCAGCTTCTGATCCACGGTCAGCCCCAGGCTTCCGTCCGTGGTGTTCAGCGTGCGGGCCTCAGCGGTGACGCTGACGGTTTCCTCCACACCCCCGACTTCGAGGACGACGCCGATGTCGCGCGTCTGGTTGGCCTGGACCGGGACATTGTCCTGGACGTACTTTTTGAAACCCGACAGTTCGACCACGACCTTGTACGCGCCGGGGAGCAGGTAGTTGATCTGAAACAGGCCCTGGTCATTGGTCGTCGTGGAGGCCACCGAGCCTCTGGTCACGTCGGTGGCGGTCACCGACGCCCCGGGGATGATCGCCTTGGAGGTGTCGGTGACTCGGCCGGATATTTTCCCACGTGTTTCCTGAGCGTAGAGGGACGGCGGGAGGACGAGGGCCATCAA
This is a stretch of genomic DNA from Acidobacteriota bacterium. It encodes these proteins:
- a CDS encoding carboxypeptidase-like regulatory domain-containing protein → MERKRTPASFVPWAVVFLLMALVLPPSLYAQETRGKISGRVTDTSKAIIPGASVTATDVTRGSVASTTTNDQGLFQINYLLPGAYKVVVELSGFKKYVQDNVPVQANQTRDIGVVLEVGGVEETVSVTAEARTLNTTDGSLGLTVDQKLLESLPLIHGDPYKIMGLATGLALTGDPRLDRPFEPTHIIGYAFDGTRGNRSDLLIDGAPSTATANSGANANNAFTVIATYVPQSDMVQEFRVQTATFDSQFGNTEGGVTSMVIKSGTNSFHGTGYYFAEPSSLGANDVFGNARGQAKIESNSNRPGFTVGGPISIPGLYSGKDKTFFMVGYERITDKRPRFDIAGTSWVPTAALRNGDFSAYSSFITIYDPLTRAPTGTSGQYAGTAFSGNIIPTNRLNPIAQAILKYYTLPKNAGTNPATGPAGNASDATLAEETKPYDTLTGKIDHKFSANNRMFARYSWYERNSHYDNYLSSAASGTLFQFISKQAVIDDVHVFNATTVLNVRYGYNRFDRNSDMELPEAIGFDLTKIGFPAQYNTMVPEVIRRFPRLDFTSGDMVSVAYGNDFRPVTSHTFAATLNKSMGAHAVKGGAEIRLYTERSLPTGNAQSGQYAFSNTYTRQNSASGTDYQGLQAFATFLLGMPSTTSISVLPSFSEYSITSGFFVQDDWRVNNKLTVNLGLRYEVESPMAERQNASVSNFDASYVQPLQAAAQANYAALNDAALKALVPQLNVKGGLMFAGVDGGSALYTTPKNTFLPRFGLAYQLDDKTVIRAGVGLFAGFLGQRRGDIINYGYSQTTTVGTTTDAFGAPIPQYWDNAFVTTPPITPVGNALGRQTFLGNAISFFNQNPKVSKQLRGQIGVQRELPGGMTLEAAFVSNYGYDIEITRNINALPTQYLSTDNSRTAAMVANNTFLTAAVTNPFAGLLPGTSFNNATISRSQLLLPYPEFGAINTTNNDGKSWYNAGQFGLQKRFAGGYSVGVSYTRSKWMQATEYLNAADPRPTKMISDLDVTNRLTVTGIFAFPFGKGRHFLSGANGILEAIVGGWQVQGNYTFQTGFPISFSDAFYNGTDPVNGSDIKITNQTTKQWFNTAPFTSILTDTSTNATPVNHLRTLPLRFTNVRCDAINNLDLSLIKDIRLGGDVRLQLRAEFINALNTPYLAAAARSAPVTSPTNAAFGQVTNSNQANYARRAQVGVKILF